The following proteins are encoded in a genomic region of Fibrobacter sp. UWR4:
- a CDS encoding PIN domain-containing protein, whose amino-acid sequence MVAAHSIPNMFFILRKFCSEEQRRNLLLFIVNLLQVVPIDSRKIEAALTNSKFKDFEDCLQDECAAEINADFIITRNIDDFANSKIKPILPGDFLKTPL is encoded by the coding sequence ATTGTAGCAGCACATTCCATTCCAAACATGTTCTTCATCTTACGAAAATTCTGCAGTGAAGAACAAAGGCGAAACTTGCTACTGTTCATCGTTAATCTGCTTCAAGTTGTACCGATTGACTCACGAAAAATTGAAGCGGCCCTGACAAACTCGAAATTCAAGGATTTTGAAGATTGTCTGCAAGACGAATGCGCTGCAGAAATAAATGCAGATTTCATTATCACACGAAATATCGATGATTTTGCAAACAGCAAGATCAAACCCATTTTGCCCGGCGATTTCCTGAAAACGCCCCTCTGA